One genomic segment of Drosophila melanogaster chromosome 3R includes these proteins:
- the CG12426 gene encoding uncharacterized protein, with amino-acid sequence MSFPFRLVNFVLQLLTAVLEVVALGLLIRILSTHCVLGEEYGISVWMYTFILPAIACQSVVLVIFRLCCTTVGLDPIAMTFNFASGFLCLGSALALLVSMVDHCGNEFAYIFYMSSAFGVIAGVLHLLNACVCNVYIPSGEWSYMKPSKRARKKELKNPRRRS; translated from the exons ATGAGCTTCCCCTTTCGTTTGGTGAACTTTGTGCTGCAGTTGCTAACGGCG GTCCTGGAGGTTGTGGCCCTGGGTCTGCTCATCCGAATCCTATCCACGCACTGTGTCCTGGGCGAGGAGTACGGCATATCGGTGTGGATGTACACGTTCATCCTACCCGCCATCGCCTGTCAGAGCGTGGTTCTCGTCATATTCCGGCTATGCTGCACCACCGTGGGCCTCGATCCAATT GCGATGACGTTTAATTTCGCCAGCGGCTTCCTGTGCCTAGGAAGCGCACTTGCCCTCCTGGTGTCCATGGTCGATCATTGCGGCAACGAGTTCGCATACATATTCTATATGTCGAGCGCCTTTGGCGTAATCGCTGGGGTCCTGCATTTGCTGAATGCCTGCGTGTGCAACGTTTACATTCCCAGCGGCGAATG GTCTTACATGAAACCTTCGAAGAGGGCAAGGAAAAAGGAGTTGAAAAATCCTAGACGCAGAAGCTAG